A part of Candidatus Omnitrophota bacterium genomic DNA contains:
- a CDS encoding HAD-IIIC family phosphatase — protein MDDSPLQGLLISDFNAEVLANYLNNAEGLPALEVASADFNQVMAVLLNPDDPSARGKDFLFIWTQPDRLFDSFRRFLAFEDVSLEEILEEVDRFSQLLRSREKGKTVILIAGWMLAPYQHKVNVLQDMKKRRGLSYVLMKMNARLIENTADSSSIHVLNPRGWVEAVGRNAFNPKLWYMGKIPFDSLVFKEAAGDIKAALRGIRGLSRKLVVLDLDDTLWGGIVGDEGWENIRLGGHDPIGEAFADFQLALRSLKRQGILLGIVSKNEEATALEAIRRHPEMVLKEEDFSGWRINWNDKAQNIAELAAELNLGLQSVIFIDDNPIERARVRETLPEVLVPDWPQDKLLYRKTLLSLGCFDSPNVTAEDLERSRMYAQERGRKDMLTQVGSLDEWLKSLDIKVKVTPLSKMDLARTTQLLNKTNQMNLSTRRMSEPELEAWAAHPSRKLWTFRVADKFGDSGLTGIASVEIDGPVALIVDFILSCRVFGRKVEDLMLHVVYAYARERGVTQLQARYLPTAKNKPCLEFLQRLKVNEPEPQLFVWDMTQGYEVPEQLTVDISEGATDVIA, from the coding sequence ATGGATGACTCCCCGTTACAGGGACTGCTGATATCGGATTTCAACGCCGAAGTGCTGGCAAACTACCTGAACAACGCCGAAGGTCTGCCCGCGCTGGAGGTGGCGTCCGCGGATTTCAACCAGGTCATGGCTGTCCTGCTGAACCCCGACGATCCGTCCGCCCGGGGGAAGGACTTTTTGTTCATCTGGACGCAGCCGGACCGGCTGTTCGATTCTTTCCGGCGGTTTTTGGCGTTTGAAGACGTCTCTCTTGAGGAGATCCTGGAAGAGGTAGACCGCTTCTCCCAACTGCTCCGGTCCCGGGAGAAGGGGAAGACGGTCATTTTGATCGCCGGGTGGATGCTGGCGCCGTATCAGCACAAGGTCAATGTTCTTCAGGACATGAAAAAGCGGCGTGGGCTGTCCTACGTATTGATGAAAATGAACGCCCGACTGATCGAGAACACGGCGGATTCTTCTTCGATTCATGTCCTGAATCCCCGGGGCTGGGTTGAGGCCGTCGGACGGAACGCTTTTAATCCCAAGCTGTGGTATATGGGAAAAATTCCTTTTGATTCCCTGGTCTTCAAAGAGGCGGCCGGCGACATCAAGGCCGCGTTGCGCGGCATCAGGGGCTTGAGCCGGAAGCTCGTTGTTCTCGACCTGGACGACACGCTCTGGGGCGGGATCGTCGGCGATGAGGGTTGGGAGAACATCCGCCTGGGAGGCCATGACCCCATCGGCGAGGCCTTCGCGGATTTCCAGCTGGCGTTAAGATCTCTCAAGCGGCAGGGCATCCTGCTGGGGATCGTCAGCAAGAACGAGGAAGCGACAGCCCTGGAGGCCATCCGCCGGCATCCGGAGATGGTCCTGAAAGAGGAAGATTTTTCCGGCTGGCGGATCAACTGGAACGATAAGGCGCAGAATATCGCCGAACTTGCGGCGGAGTTGAACCTCGGCCTGCAGTCCGTGATTTTTATCGACGATAACCCGATCGAACGGGCCCGCGTCCGGGAAACCCTGCCGGAAGTTTTGGTCCCGGACTGGCCGCAGGACAAACTGTTATACCGCAAGACGCTTTTGTCGCTGGGCTGTTTCGATAGTCCAAACGTGACGGCCGAGGACCTGGAACGTTCCCGGATGTACGCGCAGGAGAGGGGCCGCAAAGACATGCTGACCCAGGTCGGTTCTTTAGACGAGTGGCTTAAAAGTCTGGATATTAAAGTGAAGGTCACTCCGTTGTCCAAAATGGATTTGGCCCGGACGACACAATTGCTCAATAAAACCAACCAGATGAACCTTTCCACCCGCCGGATGTCGGAACCCGAGCTGGAGGCCTGGGCGGCTCATCCATCGAGAAAATTGTGGACGTTCCGCGTCGCCGACAAATTCGGGGACTCCGGCCTGACCGGGATCGCCAGCGTGGAGATCGACGGCCCCGTCGCCCTGATCGTGGATTTCATTTTAAGCTGCCGGGTGTTCGGCCGGAAGGTCGAGGACCTTATGCTCCATGTCGTTTATGCATACGCACGGGAACGCGGGGTGACGCAACTGCAGGCCAGATATCTCCCGACGGCAAAAAACAAGCCGTGCCTGGAATTTCTCCAGCGCTTGAAGGTGAATGAACCCGAACCTCAGCTGTTTGTCTGGGACATGACCCAGGGATATGAGGTCCCGGAACAATTGACTGTGGACATCTCCGAGGGAGCGACAGATGTCATCGCATAA
- a CDS encoding glycosyltransferase, translating into MKHYIFLRILRKNCGWGGFEKRLLEYFESVDYTKTRVTLVTNFDIHSGRIRQKGLPVEVKLFPLANPSKPHMPLGARYRFLASLKPDVIVLTQGAFTDFILSDFWAAFMVCPGRIYSLEALGAPEPPARSHKKFFSFIPGFGLWWYKHMLACGLKGWLCRYIVCNGNDSRDRLVKWYGYPRHKTVTVYHGVDLEVFHPDAMAKARLRHSWGIGPGDKVIVSTARLSPEKRIDRLIDAFGEIDGVPSSWLFLVGEGPLRKDLERLAGTKKNAGRIVFVGFQECVMDFLQMSDIFALPSDIEGLSNAMLEAMAVGLVPVVTDVPGAGEAMQNGVNGFIVQKSTQDMYAGLRRALMLSGQEAREISSKARECILTRFNQERGTRETLERLGMAQKQLPLN; encoded by the coding sequence ATGAAACACTACATTTTTTTGCGTATTTTAAGAAAAAATTGCGGCTGGGGAGGCTTTGAAAAACGGCTTTTGGAGTATTTTGAAAGCGTGGATTATACCAAGACCCGTGTTACCCTGGTGACCAATTTTGATATCCATTCTGGACGGATACGCCAGAAGGGGCTTCCGGTCGAGGTTAAGCTTTTTCCCTTGGCCAATCCGAGTAAGCCGCATATGCCGTTGGGCGCCAGGTATCGTTTTCTGGCTTCTCTTAAGCCCGATGTGATCGTCCTGACCCAGGGCGCGTTCACCGATTTTATCCTATCGGATTTTTGGGCCGCGTTTATGGTTTGCCCTGGCCGGATATATTCGTTGGAAGCGCTCGGCGCGCCGGAGCCGCCGGCGAGGAGCCATAAAAAGTTTTTCAGCTTTATCCCGGGGTTCGGATTGTGGTGGTACAAGCACATGCTGGCCTGCGGCTTAAAGGGATGGCTGTGCCGCTATATTGTGTGCAATGGTAATGATTCGAGGGACAGGCTGGTCAAGTGGTATGGTTATCCCAGACACAAGACCGTGACGGTTTATCATGGCGTGGATTTGGAAGTTTTTCATCCGGATGCCATGGCCAAGGCCCGATTGCGCCATTCGTGGGGGATCGGACCGGGTGACAAGGTGATCGTTTCAACGGCGCGCTTGTCGCCGGAAAAACGCATCGACCGCCTGATTGACGCGTTTGGCGAAATTGACGGCGTTCCCAGCTCATGGCTTTTCCTTGTGGGGGAGGGGCCGCTCAGAAAGGATTTGGAACGGCTGGCCGGAACGAAAAAAAATGCCGGTCGGATCGTCTTTGTAGGGTTTCAGGAGTGCGTTATGGATTTTTTGCAGATGAGCGACATCTTCGCCCTGCCTTCGGATATTGAAGGGCTTTCGAACGCGATGCTGGAAGCCATGGCCGTGGGCCTGGTCCCCGTGGTGACGGATGTCCCGGGGGCCGGCGAAGCGATGCAAAACGGGGTTAACGGGTTTATCGTGCAGAAATCAACCCAGGACATGTACGCCGGTTTGCGCCGGGCCTTGATGTTGTCAGGGCAAGAGGCGCGAGAAATATCTTCGAAGGCCCGGGAATGTATTCTAACCCGGTTTAATCAGGAGAGAGGCACGCGCGAGACCCTTGAACGGCTGGGGATGGCCCAAAAGCAGCTGCCATTGAACTGA
- a CDS encoding SDR family oxidoreductase, protein MSSHNPSKAGYDQPVSEAVLIISPEMIKMFAALTGDFSSLHMDADFGRTSAFRANVAHGMLPVLFVLCPSVCWRHGKRAWIQKLSGTFLKPVFAGDELRVALEPAQSDQDTAAFEFSIIHTASKAVVTMGKIELCYGHPGESSPERPLPDAGSLLLTPLKERENVTVEKGTSDSFPFRLSLGTKGGLLDILRAGLLNGDAFPADAWDTHCDSANLLSVSLCSTFVGMCIPGKKATFIDFHAEFLSSLPWDQTYRFAGEIKFHSPSTNILVEKWEVLNAEGDGPMLATGDIKTRVNNPRRLMPSVAELKERALDLQLNNKVALVTGASRGIGETTAKLLSLFGVSVVVNYHRGEADALRVVREIEQAGGKALAFQADVADRRQVEAMVRAAVEKFGRIDILVNNAVRDFRPTPFLETTWEEAQKDMDVIVKGAFNCCQEVLPLMVARKAGKIINVGTVAVDNPPPHQAKYVVAKSALVGLTRSLAVEFAGQNIQVNMVVPAFLETDLTGHMAKVFVEKIKSDSPMKRNASPEDVAQAVVFLASSFSSYTTGQKIMVTGGQAPLL, encoded by the coding sequence ATGTCATCGCATAATCCATCCAAAGCTGGTTATGACCAGCCTGTCTCTGAGGCGGTGTTAATCATTTCGCCGGAGATGATCAAAATGTTCGCTGCCCTGACCGGCGATTTCAGCTCTCTGCATATGGACGCCGATTTCGGGCGGACCTCGGCGTTCCGGGCGAATGTCGCGCACGGCATGCTGCCCGTTCTTTTCGTGCTTTGTCCGTCCGTGTGCTGGAGGCATGGGAAAAGGGCATGGATCCAAAAATTGTCAGGAACATTTCTCAAACCCGTATTTGCGGGAGATGAACTGCGCGTGGCCCTGGAACCGGCACAGTCGGACCAGGATACGGCCGCATTTGAGTTCAGTATCATTCATACCGCTTCCAAGGCGGTTGTGACGATGGGAAAGATTGAATTGTGTTATGGCCACCCGGGTGAATCCTCGCCGGAACGGCCACTTCCGGATGCCGGGTCTTTGTTGCTGACGCCGTTAAAAGAGCGTGAAAATGTCACAGTAGAAAAAGGGACGAGTGATTCGTTTCCCTTTCGATTGTCCCTCGGGACCAAGGGAGGGCTTCTGGACATCCTTCGCGCCGGCTTGTTGAATGGAGATGCCTTCCCAGCGGACGCGTGGGACACGCACTGTGACTCGGCGAACCTGCTGTCCGTTTCCCTGTGCTCAACTTTTGTCGGAATGTGCATCCCCGGGAAAAAGGCCACTTTTATAGACTTTCATGCGGAATTTTTGTCCTCTTTGCCATGGGATCAAACGTACCGGTTTGCCGGGGAGATCAAATTCCACTCGCCTTCGACCAACATCCTGGTTGAGAAATGGGAGGTTCTAAATGCGGAAGGGGATGGGCCAATGCTCGCAACAGGCGACATAAAGACCCGTGTCAACAATCCGCGGCGATTGATGCCGAGCGTTGCAGAATTGAAGGAGAGGGCCCTCGACCTTCAGTTGAACAATAAGGTCGCTTTGGTCACCGGCGCCAGCCGTGGAATCGGCGAGACCACGGCCAAACTGTTGTCCCTGTTCGGGGTTTCGGTGGTTGTTAATTATCATCGTGGAGAAGCGGATGCCCTGCGCGTTGTCCGGGAGATCGAGCAGGCCGGAGGAAAAGCCCTGGCGTTCCAGGCCGACGTCGCCGACCGCCGTCAGGTCGAAGCGATGGTCAGGGCGGCCGTTGAGAAGTTCGGCCGGATCGATATCCTCGTTAACAACGCGGTCCGGGATTTTCGGCCGACGCCGTTTCTTGAAACGACGTGGGAAGAGGCCCAGAAGGATATGGACGTGATCGTGAAGGGCGCGTTCAACTGCTGTCAGGAAGTTTTGCCGCTGATGGTGGCAAGGAAAGCGGGAAAGATCATCAACGTGGGGACGGTGGCCGTGGATAATCCGCCGCCTCATCAGGCCAAATACGTCGTTGCCAAGAGCGCCCTGGTCGGCCTGACCCGAAGCCTTGCGGTCGAATTTGCCGGCCAGAACATCCAGGTGAACATGGTTGTCCCCGCTTTTCTGGAGACCGATCTGACCGGGCACATGGCCAAGGTTTTTGTCGAAAAGATCAAAAGCGATTCGCCGATGAAGCGCAACGCCTCCCCGGAGGACGTGGCCCAGGCGGTCGTTTTTCTGGCGTCGTCTTTTTCATCGTACACAACGGGACAGAAGATCATGGTCACTGGCGGTCAGGCGCCGCTTCTGTAA
- a CDS encoding glycosyltransferase family 2 protein → MNNPRVGVIVINWNCFQDTAECVEALKKSTYQNIEIIVVDNASTDGSAEKVEQSIPGIVFIKSKDNLGWAGGNNLGVRDALNKGIDYVLLLNADAFVEPDTIEKMVRKAESSPDIGLVSPVLYYFSSRRLQHCGAGINWEKCTKICPTDIRDIDKIPPDRFWVWFTATLVKRKVIDVIGLFEEKYFCYCEDQEYSLRAYRAGFKIAVATDAKVFHRCHEIDVKGQADLPPYFFFYITRNNFFFFQKYSSRKFRFYRKFLAKTFAELGHSQKEGRLEAVDAYLDGLYCGLKGIAGRWDKTKKMPRWIKAIILAHPFFWSDMLNGDFLKIFKLR, encoded by the coding sequence ATGAATAATCCGCGAGTAGGGGTCATTGTTATCAATTGGAATTGTTTCCAGGACACCGCAGAGTGCGTCGAGGCCCTTAAAAAAAGCACGTATCAGAATATTGAAATCATCGTTGTGGACAACGCTTCCACCGACGGTTCCGCGGAAAAAGTTGAGCAGTCCATCCCGGGCATTGTCTTTATCAAAAGCAAAGATAACCTTGGCTGGGCCGGTGGGAACAATTTGGGCGTGAGGGACGCCTTGAATAAAGGGATTGATTATGTGCTGTTATTGAATGCCGACGCCTTTGTGGAGCCGGACACAATCGAGAAGATGGTCCGAAAGGCCGAATCTTCTCCAGACATCGGGTTGGTCAGCCCGGTCTTGTATTATTTTAGTTCCCGGCGCTTACAGCATTGCGGGGCCGGGATCAATTGGGAGAAATGCACGAAGATATGCCCGACGGACATCCGGGATATTGACAAGATACCACCGGACCGGTTCTGGGTGTGGTTTACCGCGACCCTGGTCAAGCGCAAGGTCATTGACGTCATCGGGCTGTTCGAGGAAAAATATTTTTGTTACTGCGAGGACCAGGAGTACTCCTTGCGGGCGTACCGGGCCGGATTCAAGATCGCGGTCGCCACGGACGCGAAGGTCTTTCACCGCTGCCATGAGATCGATGTGAAAGGGCAGGCAGACCTGCCCCCGTATTTCTTTTTCTATATTACCCGGAACAATTTCTTTTTCTTTCAAAAATACAGTTCTCGGAAGTTCCGGTTTTATCGCAAATTTCTTGCTAAGACCTTTGCGGAACTGGGCCATTCCCAAAAGGAGGGCCGTCTGGAAGCTGTTGACGCGTATCTGGACGGGCTGTACTGCGGATTGAAAGGCATCGCGGGCCGTTGGGACAAAACAAAAAAAATGCCCCGATGGATTAAAGCGATCATTCTGGCTCATCCGTTCTTTTGGTCAGACATGTTAAACGGTGATTTTTTGAAGATTTTCAAATTGAGATAG
- a CDS encoding asparagine synthase-related protein, with protein MAVEKVNKIPRDDAIDQFIHLFRRSIARRLPKDDDSVVPLSGGRDSRHILLELVQQGRKPKFCITYEQFAGKSFGEDVRVAAALCRELEIKHVCLNQTEKYSAVEIRKNYHTNFCSDKHQQMYVLAEYLADSTEVLYDGLAGDTLSKSNYPSLAYVELYRKQKYEELAIDCFRRYSCDENDFRRFFHKQFYAKINFDQAIAALASELKKYAAAADPFTAFRFWNRTRRDIALLPYRVLERVPTVFTPYLDHELFRFLSSLPGDMAGDREFHTDSIRRAYPRHAHIPFENEGPKKSPAILDKKTAEINRGVAFYYLSRFKFRGSIFDTNYLLPRMMRCLCSTKYAASLNWLPMPRVLFLTQLADFVEKPYRLA; from the coding sequence ATGGCAGTCGAAAAGGTTAATAAAATCCCCAGGGACGACGCCATTGACCAGTTTATCCATCTTTTCAGAAGATCGATTGCAAGGCGGTTGCCGAAAGATGATGATTCCGTTGTCCCGTTAAGCGGCGGCCGGGACTCCCGGCACATCCTGCTCGAGTTGGTCCAGCAGGGCCGCAAGCCGAAATTTTGTATAACGTACGAGCAATTCGCCGGCAAATCCTTTGGAGAAGATGTCCGTGTTGCGGCGGCGTTGTGCCGGGAACTTGAGATCAAGCATGTCTGTTTGAACCAAACGGAAAAATATTCTGCGGTGGAAATCAGAAAGAATTACCACACGAATTTTTGCAGTGATAAACACCAGCAAATGTACGTTCTGGCCGAGTATCTCGCCGACAGCACAGAAGTCCTCTATGACGGTCTTGCGGGCGATACTTTATCAAAATCAAATTACCCGAGTCTGGCTTATGTTGAGCTGTACCGGAAGCAGAAATATGAGGAGTTGGCTATAGACTGTTTCCGGCGTTATTCTTGTGATGAGAATGATTTCCGCCGTTTTTTTCACAAGCAATTTTATGCGAAAATTAATTTCGATCAGGCCATTGCCGCCTTGGCGTCGGAATTGAAAAAATATGCGGCGGCGGCAGACCCTTTTACGGCATTTCGTTTTTGGAACCGGACACGGAGAGACATCGCCCTCCTGCCTTACCGGGTTCTTGAACGAGTCCCGACCGTTTTTACGCCGTACCTCGACCATGAACTGTTCCGGTTTTTATCGTCCCTGCCTGGGGACATGGCAGGCGACAGAGAATTTCACACGGACAGCATCCGCCGGGCTTACCCCCGGCACGCCCATATCCCTTTTGAGAATGAAGGACCTAAGAAATCGCCCGCCATTCTGGATAAAAAGACGGCAGAGATCAACCGGGGGGTAGCCTTTTATTACCTTTCACGATTTAAATTCCGGGGGTCTATATTTGACACGAACTATTTGTTGCCGCGCATGATGCGATGCCTTTGTTCAACCAAATACGCGGCAAGCTTGAACTGGCTGCCCATGCCGCGGGTATTATTTTTGACGCAGTTGGCGGATTTTGTCGAAAAACCATACAGGCTTGCGTAA
- a CDS encoding MBOAT family O-acyltransferase yields the protein MLFNSLKFFLFLVPVYLLYLRLNHRWQNRLLLVASYVFYGSWDWRFLSLILLTTTVDYFCALNISRTENPVVRKRFLMLSIFSSLSILGFFKYFNFFAGNLGRLLNVFGIAADPFYLNIILPVGISFYTFQTMSYTIDVYRKALKPTDRFFDFALYVSFFPQLVAGPIERAVNLLPQVLKPRIVRLDKFYEGCFLIFWGLFLKAVIADNLAKVVETVYAVKVPPFNGMEVLFASYAFTFQIYCDFAGYSHIARGLGKIMGFELMINFNLPFFVTNVQDFWNRWHISLSSWLRDYLYIPLFRGMRFLAGNVRVYAALMINMTVIGLWHGAGWNYILFGVYYGCLLCAYTFIRMHCQNWIVPKSGWGKALWYAARVVFMFQLISIGMLLFRSINGASVALHMLSSVIFNFTMSENVVPMISKTVYFIWILLAVQVIQYRTKDVLCVYKAHPVWKVLFYVVCIFYFTVYGVTNGNQFIYFQF from the coding sequence ATGTTATTTAATTCCTTAAAATTCTTTCTTTTCCTGGTTCCGGTTTACCTGCTCTACCTGCGGTTAAACCATCGGTGGCAGAATCGGCTATTGCTCGTCGCCAGTTATGTATTCTACGGATCGTGGGATTGGCGTTTTTTGTCCCTGATATTGCTGACGACCACGGTTGACTATTTTTGCGCGCTTAACATTTCCCGGACAGAGAACCCCGTTGTCCGCAAGCGATTTTTGATGTTGAGCATTTTTTCAAGTCTGAGCATCCTGGGCTTTTTTAAATATTTTAATTTTTTTGCCGGCAATTTGGGCAGGTTGTTAAATGTCTTCGGGATCGCGGCTGACCCGTTTTACCTGAATATTATCTTGCCGGTGGGGATATCCTTTTACACGTTTCAAACAATGAGCTATACCATCGATGTTTATCGAAAGGCGTTAAAACCCACGGACAGATTCTTTGATTTCGCCCTGTATGTGTCTTTTTTTCCCCAGCTGGTTGCCGGGCCCATTGAGCGGGCCGTCAACCTTTTGCCGCAGGTCCTCAAACCCCGGATCGTCCGGCTCGACAAGTTTTACGAGGGGTGTTTTTTGATTTTTTGGGGATTATTTCTGAAAGCCGTGATAGCGGACAACCTTGCCAAGGTGGTGGAGACTGTCTACGCGGTCAAAGTACCGCCTTTTAACGGTATGGAAGTTCTCTTTGCCTCCTACGCCTTTACATTTCAGATCTATTGTGATTTTGCCGGTTACAGCCACATCGCGCGCGGGTTGGGGAAGATCATGGGGTTTGAGCTGATGATCAATTTCAATCTGCCGTTTTTTGTCACCAATGTCCAGGATTTCTGGAACAGGTGGCATATCAGCTTAAGCTCGTGGCTGCGGGACTATTTGTATATCCCCCTGTTCCGCGGGATGCGGTTTTTGGCGGGGAACGTCCGGGTCTACGCGGCGCTGATGATCAACATGACCGTGATCGGGCTGTGGCACGGGGCCGGATGGAACTATATCCTTTTCGGGGTTTATTACGGGTGTTTATTGTGCGCCTATACTTTTATCCGGATGCACTGCCAGAATTGGATCGTCCCGAAATCCGGCTGGGGAAAAGCGCTATGGTATGCCGCGCGCGTTGTTTTCATGTTTCAATTGATCTCCATCGGCATGCTGCTGTTTCGCAGCATTAACGGCGCGTCCGTCGCTTTGCACATGCTGTCCTCTGTCATATTCAACTTTACCATGAGCGAGAATGTTGTGCCGATGATCTCAAAAACCGTTTATTTCATCTGGATCCTGCTTGCCGTTCAGGTTATTCAATACCGGACAAAGGATGTGCTGTGTGTGTATAAGGCGCACCCTGTCTGGAAGGTCCTTTTTTATGTAGTTTGTATTTTTTATTTTACGGTTTACGGAGTGACCAATGGTAACCAATTTATCTATTTCCAATTCTAA